One genomic region from Leifsonia sp. Root1293 encodes:
- the leuS gene encoding leucine--tRNA ligase — protein MAHEHESASSAPGEDEVYDFASIQKKWLPVWDEMKPFRSGDPDDKRPRKYVLDMFPYPSGDLHMGHAEVYALGDVVARYWRQQGFNVMHPIGWDSFGLPAENAAIKRGIDPRGWTYDNIAQQKASMRLYATSFDWERELHTSDPEYYKWNQWLFLQLYKKGLAYRKDSWVNWDPVDLTVLANEQVLPDGTSERSGAVVVKKKLTQWYFRITDYADRLLDDLNQLEGSWPSKVLNMQRNWIGRSIGADVEFEIEGRDERVTVFTTRPDTLWGATFMVVAPDSDLAAELVEGSTPDIQERFGTYLTAVQKSTEMERQATDREKTGVFLGRYAVNPVNGERLPIWAADYVLADYGHGAVMAVPAHDQRDLDFARAFDLPVRVVVDVNAPVTGVIPVIDLDEHGDPVLPDVESTDPADTGIALAGEGRLMNSGPLTGLSKSNAIKKVIEILAAEGRGRAAKNYRLRDWLISRQRYWGTPIPIIHGADGTEIPVPEDQLPVLLPDAEGLDLKPKGTSPLGAAEDWMNVPNPIDGTPARRDADTMDTFVDSSWYFLRFLNPNDDGKAFDPKEAERWAPVDQYVGGVEHAILHLLYARFITKVLFDLGYLSFTEPFSALLNQGMVILDGSKMSKSKGNIVYFTEEVEKHGVDAVRLTMAFAGPPEDDIDWNDVSPVGSSKFLARAWRVAKDVSSSPDVLWKTGDPGLRRVTHRFLADAPGLVESFKFNVVVARLMELVNATRKVIDSGAGPADAAVREAAEVTAMALNLFAPYTAEDMWEKLGYQPGVALVQWRKADPNLLIAESVVAVVQVDGKVRDKLTVSPNISADELETLARASAGVVRSIGDREIVNVIVRAPKVVSIATRS, from the coding sequence GTGGCACACGAGCACGAGTCCGCGAGCAGCGCACCCGGAGAGGACGAGGTCTACGACTTCGCCTCCATCCAGAAGAAGTGGCTGCCCGTCTGGGACGAGATGAAGCCCTTCCGCTCGGGTGACCCCGACGACAAGCGGCCCCGCAAGTACGTTCTCGACATGTTCCCGTACCCGTCCGGCGACCTGCACATGGGTCACGCCGAGGTCTACGCGCTGGGCGATGTCGTGGCGCGCTACTGGCGCCAGCAGGGCTTCAACGTGATGCATCCGATCGGATGGGACTCCTTCGGCCTTCCCGCCGAGAATGCCGCCATCAAGCGCGGTATCGACCCGCGCGGCTGGACCTACGACAACATCGCGCAGCAGAAGGCGAGCATGCGCCTCTACGCGACCTCCTTCGACTGGGAGCGCGAACTGCACACGAGCGACCCCGAGTACTACAAGTGGAACCAGTGGCTGTTCCTGCAGCTCTACAAGAAGGGCCTCGCCTACCGCAAGGACAGCTGGGTCAACTGGGACCCCGTAGACCTCACCGTGCTGGCCAACGAGCAGGTCCTGCCCGACGGCACCTCCGAGCGCAGCGGCGCAGTGGTGGTCAAGAAGAAGCTGACCCAGTGGTATTTCCGCATCACCGACTACGCGGATCGACTGCTCGACGACCTGAACCAGCTCGAGGGCTCCTGGCCCTCGAAGGTGCTGAACATGCAGCGCAACTGGATCGGCCGCTCCATCGGAGCCGACGTCGAATTCGAGATCGAGGGTCGTGATGAGCGTGTCACCGTCTTCACGACGCGTCCTGACACTCTCTGGGGAGCGACCTTCATGGTCGTCGCTCCCGACTCCGACCTGGCCGCAGAGCTGGTCGAGGGATCGACACCAGACATCCAGGAACGATTCGGCACCTACCTCACGGCTGTGCAGAAGTCGACGGAGATGGAGCGTCAGGCCACCGACCGCGAGAAGACCGGTGTCTTCCTCGGCCGTTATGCCGTCAATCCGGTGAACGGGGAGAGGCTGCCGATCTGGGCTGCCGACTACGTTCTCGCCGATTACGGCCACGGCGCCGTCATGGCCGTTCCGGCGCACGATCAGCGCGACCTCGACTTCGCCCGCGCCTTCGACCTGCCCGTGCGCGTCGTCGTCGACGTGAACGCGCCGGTGACCGGAGTCATCCCCGTCATCGACCTCGACGAGCACGGCGACCCCGTGCTGCCCGACGTCGAGAGCACCGACCCGGCAGACACCGGGATCGCCCTGGCAGGGGAGGGCCGACTGATGAACTCGGGCCCCCTCACCGGGCTGTCGAAGTCGAACGCGATCAAGAAGGTCATCGAGATCCTGGCGGCTGAGGGCCGCGGTCGGGCCGCCAAGAACTACCGACTGCGCGACTGGCTGATCTCGCGCCAGCGCTACTGGGGTACCCCCATCCCGATCATCCACGGTGCAGACGGCACGGAGATCCCCGTGCCGGAAGACCAGCTGCCGGTGCTGCTCCCCGACGCCGAGGGCCTCGACCTGAAGCCCAAGGGCACGTCGCCGCTCGGTGCGGCCGAGGACTGGATGAACGTGCCCAACCCGATCGACGGCACTCCGGCGCGCCGCGACGCCGACACGATGGACACCTTCGTGGACAGCTCGTGGTACTTCCTGCGCTTCCTCAACCCGAACGACGACGGCAAGGCGTTCGACCCGAAGGAGGCCGAGCGCTGGGCTCCGGTCGACCAGTACGTCGGCGGAGTCGAGCACGCCATCCTGCACCTGCTCTACGCGCGGTTCATCACGAAGGTGCTCTTCGACCTCGGCTACCTCAGCTTCACCGAGCCGTTCTCGGCCCTGCTGAACCAGGGCATGGTCATCCTCGACGGCTCCAAGATGAGCAAGAGCAAGGGCAACATCGTCTACTTCACCGAGGAGGTGGAGAAGCACGGCGTCGACGCCGTACGCCTGACGATGGCCTTCGCCGGTCCCCCCGAGGACGACATCGACTGGAACGACGTGTCGCCTGTCGGATCGTCCAAGTTCCTCGCCCGCGCCTGGCGCGTCGCGAAGGACGTCTCCTCGTCGCCGGATGTGCTCTGGAAGACCGGCGACCCCGGGCTGCGGAGGGTCACCCACCGCTTCCTCGCCGATGCTCCCGGACTCGTCGAGTCGTTCAAGTTCAACGTGGTCGTCGCGCGCCTCATGGAGCTGGTCAACGCCACCCGCAAGGTGATCGACTCGGGCGCCGGTCCGGCGGATGCGGCCGTGCGCGAGGCGGCAGAGGTGACGGCGATGGCCCTCAACCTGTTCGCGCCGTACACCGCAGAGGATATGTGGGAGAAGCTCGGCTACCAGCCCGGTGTCGCCCTCGTGCAGTGGCGCAAGGCCGATCCCAACCTCCTGATCGCAGAGTCCGTCGTCGCTGTCGTGCAGGTCGACGGCAAGGTGCGCGACAAGCTCACCGTCTCGCCGAACATCTCGGCCGACGAACTCGAGACCCTCGCTCGGGCCTCGGCAGGCGTCGTGCGCTCCATCGGCGATCGCGAGATCGTGAACGTCATCGTGCGTGCACCCAAGGTCGTGAGCATCGCCACCAGGAGCTGA